The genomic window ACCACCTGGGTGGCCGGTTCCCACAGCGGGCACTGGCGGCAGCCGGCGGCCTGGGCGCGCAGCGCGCCCAGGCTGTCGGCGCTGGAAGCGGACGGTGCCAGCGCCTGGCGCTGCGGAATCTTCCGCTGTGGCGCCTGCGCAGGCCGGTCGTGCATTTCCTGCACGCGGTCCCCCGCATCGCGTACCAGGGCAGGCAGCAGCTGCGCCTCGGGCAGGTGGCGCCAGTACCGGGCCGGCATCTCCTGCAGCATCATCCGCGTGTTCAACCGCGCCGGGTTGAAGATGCTGGCGTAGTAGGTCTGCCACAGCGATTCGCGCGCATCCTCGGCCGGGGCGTCATCGCGCCGACCGCCCGGCCCGAAGGCCAGCGCCTGGCCATCCCAGTACACGCTGCGCGCGGGGGTAAGGATGGCCCAGCGCATGCCGGCGAAGCGGCGTGCGAAGAACGGCGCGACCCGCTCGACGATGTGGTGGTCCGGCTCGAACCAGGCGATGAACGCGTCGACCTGGCCGGGCACTTCCCGGAAGCGCACGAAGGCTTTCATCTTGTGGGTGTCGCGGCGCACCGCCTGGGCCATCGCCATCGCCCGCAGCACGTCGGCATCCGCCGGATTGGACAGCACGCCGCGCTCGCCGTGGGCGATGCGCCACAGCAGCCGGTACAGCAGGGCCAGGCGCTGCGGCTGGCGGTGGCACAGGCAGGTCGCGGCCAGTTCGAGGAAGTCGCGCGGCACGTTGGGAACGCTGGCGCCGGCGGGCAGGGGCGCCTGCTGCACGGCCGGCGCATCCAGCAGGGACGCTTCGCTGCCCTCCAGCCAGTCCAGCTGTTCCGGCGCGACGCCGCGCAGCAGCGCTTCGCGCGCAGCATGCCGCCAGGCGTCCAGCGAGGTCGGGGGATCCACCCGCAGCGACCAGCGCTGCGCGTCAGGCTGCCGGCGCTGCATCGAACAACGAGCCCTGTCGTGGTGGCGGAGCGAGCTGCGCGCGCAGCGCTGCCGGGTCGTCCAGCGCCCTGCGCGGGTGGTGGTCGGCCAGCAGCACGAACGGCAGCAGCTTGCTCAACGGCGCCTTCAGGCGCGCCACGTCGGCCACCCGCAGGCGACCGTGGCGGCGTGCCATCAGGACACGCTTGACGTTGCGCACGCCCAGGCCGGGAACGCGCAGCAGCAGTTCCTTCGGCGCGCGGTTGAGGTCCACGGGGAAGCGCTCCGGGTGGCGGATTGCCCAGGCCATCTTCGGGTCGATGTCCAGGTCCAGCATGCCGTCCCGGGTGGTATCGGTGATTTCTTCCACGCCGTAGCCATAGAAGCGCAGCAGCCAGTCGGCCTGGTACAGGCGGTGCTCGCGCTGCAGCGGCGGCGGCTGCAGCGGCAGCTGCCGGCTGGCATCGGGAATGGGGCTGAAGGCCGAGTAGTAGACCCGGCGCATGCGGTAGTTGCCGTACAGCGCATCGGCGCTGGCCAGGATCTGCCGGTCGTTGGCACCGTCGGCGCCGACGATCATCTGCGTGCTCTGCCCGGCCGGAGCGAAGCGGGGAGGGCGCGGGCGTGCGCTGCGGGTGGCTGTCGGCGCGACCACGGGCGGTGCCTTGCGCGCTTCCTTGGCTTCTTCGATGCGCCAGCGCAGCTCGCCCATCGCGCCGCGGATGGACTGCACGGTCTTCTCCGGTGCCAATGCGCTCAGCCCGGCCTCGGTGGGCAGTTCCACGTTGATCGACAGGCGGTCGGCATGGCGCCCGGCACTGGCCAACAGTTCCGGCGAGGCCTCGGGAATGGTCTTGAGGTGGATGTAGCCGGCGAAGCGATGGTCCTCTCGCAGCTGCCGCGCCACCTCCACCATCTGTTCCATGGTGTAGTCGGCATTGCGGATGATCCCGCTGGAAAGGAACAGGCCTTCGATGTAGTTGCGCTTGTAGAAATCCAGGGTGAGCGCCACCACCTCGTCCACGCTGAAGCGGGCGCGCGGCACGTTGCTGGACACACGGTTGACGCAGTACGCGCAGTCGTAGACGCAGAAGTTGGTCAGCAGGATCTTCAGCAGGGAAACGCAG from Stenotrophomonas sp. 704A1 includes these protein-coding regions:
- a CDS encoding UdgX family uracil-DNA binding protein (This protein belongs to the uracil DNA glycosylase superfamily, members of which act in excision repair of DNA. However, it belongs more specifically to UdgX branch, whose founding member was found to bind uracil in DNA (where it does not belong), without cleaving it, appears to promote DNA repair by a pathway involving RecA, rather than base excision.), with translation MQRRQPDAQRWSLRVDPPTSLDAWRHAAREALLRGVAPEQLDWLEGSEASLLDAPAVQQAPLPAGASVPNVPRDFLELAATCLCHRQPQRLALLYRLLWRIAHGERGVLSNPADADVLRAMAMAQAVRRDTHKMKAFVRFREVPGQVDAFIAWFEPDHHIVERVAPFFARRFAGMRWAILTPARSVYWDGQALAFGPGGRRDDAPAEDARESLWQTYYASIFNPARLNTRMMLQEMPARYWRHLPEAQLLPALVRDAGDRVQEMHDRPAQAPQRKIPQRQALAPSASSADSLGALRAQAAGCRQCPLWEPATQVVFGRGPADARVMVIGEQPGDTEDLCGRPFAGPAGQLLDRALAELGIDRGTLYLTNAVKHFHHERRGKVRLHKRPESRHVHACRPWLLGEIARVRPQVIVCLGATAAASVFGAGFQLSRDRGRWHTLEDGTRGYATVHPAWVLRQGDDARREEAYRLFRDDLRRLRADDAESAGHVPALPPTSER
- a CDS encoding putative DNA modification/repair radical SAM protein: METIRKLAILADAAKYDASCASSGAGKRDSRASGGIGSTEGMGICHSYTPDGRCVSLLKILLTNFCVYDCAYCVNRVSSNVPRARFSVDEVVALTLDFYKRNYIEGLFLSSGIIRNADYTMEQMVEVARQLREDHRFAGYIHLKTIPEASPELLASAGRHADRLSINVELPTEAGLSALAPEKTVQSIRGAMGELRWRIEEAKEARKAPPVVAPTATRSARPRPPRFAPAGQSTQMIVGADGANDRQILASADALYGNYRMRRVYYSAFSPIPDASRQLPLQPPPLQREHRLYQADWLLRFYGYGVEEITDTTRDGMLDLDIDPKMAWAIRHPERFPVDLNRAPKELLLRVPGLGVRNVKRVLMARRHGRLRVADVARLKAPLSKLLPFVLLADHHPRRALDDPAALRAQLAPPPRQGSLFDAAPAA